A window of Hevea brasiliensis isolate MT/VB/25A 57/8 chromosome 14, ASM3005281v1, whole genome shotgun sequence contains these coding sequences:
- the LOC131168907 gene encoding putative disease resistance protein RGA3, with product MADAILSGIAVEIIKKLGSQVLQETRLWWGVKEELEKLGGTVSTIQAVLLDAEEQYSQSHQVKDWVDSLKEAFYDADDLLDEFSTDVLLKQMMTGNKMVKEVCLFFSSSNPFVYDLKMAHKIEKVRSKLDEIAANKKFHLDKLPEKTFPMSGEREQTHSSLPPVVVGREDDKKKIIDFLLSSSHGENVSIISIVGFGGLGKTTLAQLAYNDVVVKSNFELKMWVCISDNFEVKIIVEKILESLDGEKPKNLEMNTLKDRLHKKINEKKYLLVLDDLWNEDSEKWFKLKDLLVGSGSGSKIIVTTRLKNVAEMIGSTKTHDLQGLPVDDSWSLFANMAFKQGEVISLDHERIGKEIVAKCVRVTLAIIVIGRLLYSKNTIKEWQNFKEKEHPNMNEEGNSIIQTLRLSYNHLPSHLKCCFAYCKSYPKDYKINVPYLVNVWVAQGFIKSSNSEQSLQDVGLKYFKDLSWRSFFQEVEEDELGNLWSCKMHDSMHDLAAQVAEDEIILLNSDAKRVGKKTRHLSINFEVESWQKVANCLPNVSKVRTFISFSWSKNHDIKEVECDEIFSKLSRVRVLDLSGLGIMRVPRSIDKLKHLRFLDLSNNKGIEFLLDSIIKLQNLQTLYLNNCERLKQLPKHIKKLVSLQNLYLQGCVGLTHMPRGIGQLTALENLSVFMVAKDMGVSKRSGGLGELRDLNKLGGNLEIMNLRYVKNPASEFEAANLKEKQRLQSLTLSWKLGFRYDNNSDGGPDDVENDEEMSLEELRPHINLKWLIVSGCGRLLFPSWISSLTNLVGLRIDNCKKCQHFPPLDQFPSLKRLTIKNLTDLEYIESGISCDDALLFPSLESLRLLNCTNLKGWRRDTSTPQLLQFHCLYYLEIKSCPNLTSMPLIPSVQHLVLINASKKALEDKLKMKISVSQSNSCCSSVSPSQLKILQIENIEDLEVLPEDLWHLPSLEGLLIKACEELDLSDDIQWQYLRRL from the coding sequence ATGGCAGATGCAATTCTCTCCGGCATTGCTGTGGAAATCATTAAGAAGCTGGGTTCTCAAGTTCTTCAAGAGACTAGGCTCTGGTGGGGTGTCAAAGAGGAGCTTGAGAAACTCGGGGGGACAGTTTCAACAATCCAAGCTGTGCTTCTTGATGCAGAGGAGCAGTATTCGCAGAGTCATCAAGTCAAAGATTGGGTTGACTCACTAAAAGAAGCATTTTATGATGCAGATGACTTGTTAGATGAGTTCTCCACAGATGTTTTATTGAAGCAGATGATGACTGGCAATAAAATGGTGAAGGAGGTATGCCTTTTCTTTTCAAGCTCAAACCCATTTGTTTATGATCTTAAAATGGCTCACAAGATTGAAAAAGTTAGAAGTAAATTAGATGAGATTGCTGCAAATAAGAAGTTTCACTTAGATAAGCTTCCTGAGAAGACATTTCCTATGAGTGGGGAAAGAGAGCAAACTCACTCATCTTTACCTCCAGTAGTTGTTGGTAGAGAAGATGATAAGAAGAAAATCATTGATTTTCTTCTGTCTTCTAGTCATGGGGAGAATGTGTCAATCATTTCCATTGTGGGTTTTGGAGGCTTAGGAAAGACAACACTTGCTCAACTTGCATACAATGATGTGGTGGTGAAATCAAATTTTGAGCTCAAAATGTGGGTGTGCATTTCTGATAATTTTGAAGTTAAAATAATTGTTGAAAAGATTTTGGAGTCTCTTGATGGTGAGAAGCCTAAAAATCTTGAAATGAATACCTTGAAAGATCGTCTTCAtaagaaaattaatgaaaaaaaatatttacttgTTTTGGATGATTTATGGAATGAGGATTCTGAAAAATGGTTTAAGTTGAAGGATTTGTTAGTTGGAAGTGGAAGTGGAAGCAAAATAATAGTGACTACACGTCTTAAAAATGTTGCAGAAATGATAGGATCAACAAAAACACATGACTTACAAGGCCTACCTGTTGATGATTCATGGTCTTTATTTGCAAATATGGCTTTTAAACAAGGGGAAGTTATTAGCCTAGACCATGAGAGAATTGGAAAAGAAATTGTTGCAAAATGTGTTAGAGTCACTTTAGCCATAATAGTAATAGGTCGTTTATTGTATTCTAAAAATACAATAAAGGAATGGCAAAACTTTAAAGAAAAAGAGCATCCAAATATGAATGAAGAGGGGAATAGTATTATTCAAACTCTCAGATTGAGTTATAATCATCTGCCTTCTCATTTAAAGTGTTGTTTTGCTTATTGCAAATCATATCCAAAAGATTATAAAATTAACGTCCCATATTTGGTGAACGTTTGGGTGGCACAAGGATTTATTAAATCATCAAATTCAGAACAAAGCCTTCAAGATGTAGGTTTAAAATATTTCAAGGATCTTTCATGGAGATCCTTCTTTCAAGAAGTAGAAGAAGATGAGTTGGGCAATTTATGGAGTTGTAAAATGCATGATTCGATGCATGATCTTGCCGCGCAAGTAGCAGAAGATGAAATCATTTTGTTGAATTCAGATGCAAAGCGTGTTGGAAAAAAAACTCGACATTTATCAattaattttgaagttgagtcatGGCAAAAAGTTGCAAATTGCTTACCTAATGTGTCAAAGGTGAGAACATTTATATCATTTAGTTGGTCAAAAAATCATGATATTAAAGAAGTAGAATGTGATGAAATTTTTTCCAAATTAAGTCGTGTAAGGGTATTGGATTTAAGTGGTTTAGGAATTATGAGAGTGCCACGTTCCATTGATAAATTGAAGCACTTAAGGTTTCTTGACCTTTCTAATAACAAAGGCATTGAATTCCTTCTTGATTCCATTATTAAACTCCAAAACCTACAAACTCTGTACCTAAACAACTGTGAAAGGCTTAAGCAGTTGCCTAAGCACATTAAAAAGTTGGTCAGTCTCCAAAACCTTTACCTTCAGGGATGTGTTGGTTTGACTCATATGCCACGTGGGATTGGTCAACTAACTGCCCTTGAGAATTTATCGGTATTCATGGTGGCCAAAGATATGGGTGTCTCCAAACGTAGCGGTGGACTAGGTGAATTACGTGACTTGAACAAGCTGGGAGGAAATCTAGAGATCATGAATCTACGGTATGTGAAAAATCCAGCATCTGAATTTGAGGCAGCCAATTTGAAGGAGAAGCAACGCCTTCAATCCTTGACATTATCATGGAAATTGGGCTTTCGCTATGATAATAATAGTGATGGTGGTCCAGATGATGTCGAAAATGATGAAGAAATGTCATTAGAAGAGCTGCGGCCACACATTAATCTAAAATGGTTGATTGTGTCTGGGTGCGGAAGACTCTTGTTTCCAAGCTGGATTTCTTCCCTCACTAATTTGGTGGGACTTCGAATTGATAACTGCAAAAAATGCCAGCATTTTCCACCGTTGGATCAGTTCCCTTCACTTAAACGCTTGACGATTAAGAATTTAACTGATCTGGAGTACATAGAGAGTGGGATTAGTTGCGACGATGCATTATTGTTCCCTTCCTTAGAGAGTCTCCGGCTCTTAAATTGCACAAATCTGAAGGGATGGAGGAGGGATACATCCACGCCTCAGTTGCTACAATTTCactgtctttattatttggaaatCAAGTCTTGCCCTAACCTCACTTCAATGCCTCTCATTCCATCTGTCCAACATTTGGtattgataaatgccagcaagaaGGCATTGGAGGACAAGCTGAAGATGAAGATTTCGGTGTCACAATCTAACTCTTGTTGTTCTTCGGTTTCCCCTTCTcaattgaaaattctgcagatCGAGAACATTGAGGATCTAGAAGTTCTGCCGGAGGATTTGTGGCATCTACCCTCCCTTGAGGGTCTTCTCATCAAGGCTTGTGAGGAGCTCGATTTGTCTGATGATATACAATGGCAGTACCTTAGAAGGCTCTGA